From Calonectris borealis chromosome 7, bCalBor7.hap1.2, whole genome shotgun sequence, one genomic window encodes:
- the RGR gene encoding RPE-retinal G protein-coupled receptor yields the protein MVTAYPLPEGFTELEVFAIGTALLVEALLGFCLNGLTIISFRKIKELRTPSNLLVLSIALADCGICINAFIAAFSSFLRYWPYGSDGCQIHGFQGFLTALASISSSAAVAWDRYHHYCTRSKLQWSTAISMMVFAWLFAAFWSVMPLLGWGEYDYEPLRTCCTLDYSKGDRNYITFLFALSIFNFMIPGFIMLTAYQSIHQKFKKSGHYKFNTGLPLKTLVICWGPYCLLCFYAAVENVMFISPKYRMIPAVIAKTVPTVDAFVYALGNENYRGGIWQFLTGQKIEKAEVDNKTK from the exons ATGGTCACAGCATACCCTCTCCCTGAAGGCTTCACTGAATTAGAGGTGTTTGCCATCGGCACTGCCCTGCTGGTAGAAG CCCTGCTTGGTTTCTGTCTGAATGGCTTGACAATTATTTCTTTCCGAAAAATCAAAGAACTCCGAACACCCAGCAATCTGCTGGTTCTCAGCATTGCACTGGCTGACTGTGGCATCTGCATCAACGCATTCATCGCTGCCTTTTCCAGCTTCCTAAG ATACTGGCCCTACGGCTCTGACGGCTGTCAAATCCATGGATTCCAGGGCTTCTTGACAGCACTAGCCAGCATTAGCTCAAGCGCTGCGGTCGCCTGGGACCGGTATCATCACTACTGTACAA gaagcaagctgcagtggAGCACGGCCATCTCCATGATGGTGTTTGCGTGGCTGTTTGCTGCCTTTTGGTCTGTGATGCCTTTGCTGGGGTGGGGAGAATACGACTACGAACCCCTCCGAACCTGCTGCACCCTGGACTACAGCAAAGGGGACAG AAACTATATCACGTTCCTTTTTGCTCTGTCCATTTTCAATTTCATGATCCCGGGCTTCATCATGCTGACGGCCTATCAGTCCATACACCAGAAGTTCAAGAAAAGTGGGCACTATAAG tttaataCTGGTTTACCATTGAAGACGCTGGTCATTTGCTGGGGTCCCTATTGCCTTTTATGCTTCTACGCAGCAGTTGAAAATGTGATGTTCATTTCACCAAAATACCGCATG ATTCCTGCCGTTATTGCCAAGACTGTGCCAACGGTGGATGCCTTTGTATATGCCCTGGGCAATGAGAACTACAGAGGAGGAATATGGCAGTTCCTCACAGGACAGAAGATTGAGAAAGCAGAGGTTGATAACAAAACTAAATAA